The window GTCAAATCTCAGAACTTGTTGtagatttaataaaaatatatgcataatataaacttaaaataaaaaaaatccttCCTTTCATAGGTTGGATTTCTCACcaaaataaattaacttttgtaaagttgtaaaacaaaaaagtttctACAGACTTAGAAATAAACCGTAGcacaattttataaattgtgaaatttaattCAGAGATTATTTCTTGTTCTAAAAAGTAGATATCTCAAGTGTTTGCTttctttaaaagtttttattttggataGAGTTTTCTTAACTGGTTGACTATTTACTCATTGACTTAATGTCTGAAATTGTGGgttttttgaaacaaatttgaCCGTTCTGGGAAACAGATGCTGGCTGACTATGGTTCTTCGATCTCACCCTAATGTCGACTTATGACACCAAAATATTTAACTGCTCAATTTTCAGGCTTTGCGCTTTCCATGCCATGGATCGCCGGAGGGGATAACAAGGGGTTACAGTTGAATTAGTCCATTGGGACAACTAGAGGCGGACTTATATCGAACAGAGGGGTGAGCGGGGcatgtgttgtttttgttcttgtgtAATCACGCAGCAAGACTCGGCGGCGtccaacaacaattgcaacaaTTGAGATATTCAATTGGCAACAACCACCAAAAACAATCAGAAGGAGCAGGAGCAAGGGCAAGGGCGGGAGCAtgagcaatagcaacaaccaCCGCCCGCTGAGAGAGCGATTAGTTTGGGAAGCTGTCCGGATGTTGGTATTGCGGTTACCAAGGATCTAAAGGGAGGATGAGCCGTTGGTGTAGGCATGAGCAAATCACTCCAGTTGTTCGTGTTGTTCTTTACTTACAGTTGCACTTGAAATTGTCAGCAGGTGCTCCGTATGCATTGTAACAATATTTACAGTTATAGTCGCAGTCACAGTTACAGTTATTGGAATCGAAATCAATTTAACTGCAACACATGATGGCCATAATCCCcttctatatgtacatatatttttgcgtgtgtgtatctgtgtctCTGTTTGGGCCCATTAATAAACATTTCCGTCCACTGTTTGtgtaataaaaatgcaattgtcATTAAGTGAATATATCTAGTGCAGAGGGAGAGGGGGCAGGGACAGTTAAATGTGCTACAACTGTGACAAACTGAGCTAGAGATAGAGTATGCCTTAAATGTATTGCCTGGCTAAAAGTTGAAGATGAGGTCAACATGTAGGGGGTTGGGATTTATAGAACTCCCCAGTTCTTAGACATCATCACAAGGCCCTTTTGATTTACCCAATCGatttgtcttttattggtCTCTCTTGTAGAAATGAATCATAAGCTCTTTGGATTTACAAGTTTCTGAAAAATGGGCTAAAAATGTGACGTCAGATTTTTCTGTTCTCGAATCGAGCCATACTTGTTGGAAATGAAAACTTTTAGAAATTAAAATCTTCCAATATTTAGAATCTTTTTTGCAAAAGTCATCGATAACATTTCTATaaaagtcattgatgacatttctataaatgaaatattattcATTTATCGATGTTGGATTACTCTCTGTTTAAAATAAAGTACTTAAAACAAACTAAATCATTCACTGACAACTACAACATGCCGACGTATACAGTGAAAGTAAAATGGGCACGGGAACTGTACCatgatgttgttgttaataCGGATGAAAGGCCAATACTATTTAAAGCGCAACTTTTTGCTCTTACTGGTGTTCATCCAGAACGTCAGAAGATTATGTGGAAAGGTGGCATACTAAAAGATGATGAATGGAATTTGCAACTGAAGGATGATATTGTAGTTCTGCTATTAGGCAGCAGAGAAGAAGTTCCGGAGGTTCCCATAACGCCAATTAAATTTATCGAAGACATGAACGAATCTGAAGCAGCAACAGTGTTTCCGGCAGGGTTAACGAACTTAGGGAATACGTGCTACATGAACGCTACTGTTCAATGTCTAAGAGCAGTACCTGAGCTCTGCGCAGCCCTAAGTAATTTTAGCCATGATGAACCTGATAGTAACTCGACTGCTTTTTCGATTGCGTCCGCCATGAAAGTTGTATTTGCTCAAATGGAAAAAGGTGGAACAATCACTCCGATTATTTTACTTCAAGCTTTGCATCGAGCATCGCCACAATTTGCACAGACTGGTAATAACGGTACTTATAGACAACAGGATGCTAATGAGTGTTGGTCTGAGATTCTTAAAATGTTACAACAAAAACTTCGGCCCATAATTGAAGGGTCATCAGAAGAtcttgttaaaaaaaaacatacctCTTTTATTGAACAATTCTTCGGTGGAACATTTGATGTTACGATGAGTTCAAATGAGGTCTCTGATGAACCAGCTTCTGTGACAACCGAAAACTTTTTGCAACTTagttgttttatttccatgGAAGTCAAGTATATGCAAAGTGGCCTAAAATCGAAAATGAAAGAGCAGTTAGTGAAGTACTCTGAGACGTTGGGGCGAGAAGCACATTACATCAGAACGTATTTAGTAAGTCGGCTTCCAGCCTATCTAACCGTTCAATTTGTGCGATTTCAATATAAGGGAAAGAAAGGTATAAATGCTAAAGTActaaaagatataaaatttcCAATTGATTTTGACGCATTTGAATTGTGTACTCCCGAGTTACAAAACAAGCTTTGTCTGATGCGCTCCAAGTTTGACGACTATGATAACAAACAGACGGAGATTGATTTTAGTCTAATGGAATCAAAAGTTAATGAAGAAAAGAACTATGAACAATTTTGGTTTGACGATGACTTGGGAAGCAACAACTCTGCTTACTACACTTTACAAGCAGTTTTAACTCACAAAGGGCGATCTAGTTCCTCTGGTCATTACGTGGCATGGGTTCGTTCCTGTGAAGATGTTTGGTTTAAattcgacgacgacgatgttACTTCCGTGACTACAGATGAAATTTTACGTCTTTCTGGAGGAGGAGACTGGCATTGTGCATATGTTTTGCTTTATGGACCTAAACGTTTGCAAAAGATTTAgaaattttttgtgttttatataaGAAATGGAATTCGTGTttgcaacaaaaatttaaataaatatattgatttgaaagtcatcgatgacattcctacaaaagtcatcgatgagcATTTATACCTTTGACATTTCTataaaagtcatcgatgataTTTATGataaagtttatttatatacctTTGACATTTCTAGAAAAGTCACCGATAAAATTTCTGAAAACGTCATTCCTGTGAAGTTCGTATATTcctaaaaaagtcatcgatgacattccTATAAAAGTCATCAATGACATTTCTgtaaaagtcatcgatgacaattctgaaaaagtcatcgatgacattcctataaaagtcatcgatgacatttctatAAAAGTCATCGAAAGTTCGTATATTCCTATAAAAGTAATCGATGAcaattctgaaaaagtcatcgatgacattccTATAAAAGTcgtcgatgacatttctgaaaaagtttTCGGTGGCAGTTTTATCAGTATTATCATTCCTataaaagtc is drawn from Drosophila willistoni isolate 14030-0811.24 chromosome 2R unlocalized genomic scaffold, UCI_dwil_1.1 Seg167, whole genome shotgun sequence and contains these coding sequences:
- the LOC6644148 gene encoding ubiquitin carboxyl-terminal hydrolase 14-like, with translation MPTYTVKVKWARELYHDVVVNTDERPILFKAQLFALTGVHPERQKIMWKGGILKDDEWNLQLKDDIVVLLLGSREEVPEVPITPIKFIEDMNESEAATVFPAGLTNLGNTCYMNATVQCLRAVPELCAALSNFSHDEPDSNSTAFSIASAMKVVFAQMEKGGTITPIILLQALHRASPQFAQTGNNGTYRQQDANECWSEILKMLQQKLRPIIEGSSEDLVKKKHTSFIEQFFGGTFDVTMSSNEVSDEPASVTTENFLQLSCFISMEVKYMQSGLKSKMKEQLVKYSETLGREAHYIRTYLVSRLPAYLTVQFVRFQYKGKKGINAKVLKDIKFPIDFDAFELCTPELQNKLCLMRSKFDDYDNKQTEIDFSLMESKVNEEKNYEQFWFDDDLGSNNSAYYTLQAVLTHKGRSSSSGHYVAWVRSCEDVWFKFDDDDVTSVTTDEILRLSGGGDWHCAYVLLYGPKRLQKI